Proteins co-encoded in one Corynebacterium lujinxingii genomic window:
- a CDS encoding shikimate kinase → MVHHAPRVVLVGMPGSGKSTIGRRVASALNLPIVDSDVLIEQAKGKPCGEVYAELGEEAFRELEVEYVARALATGGVVSLGGGAVVTEKVRQLLQRHTVVWIDVSAEEGIRRTAEDASRPVLDADDREQRYRDLMAQRESFYREVSTFRVRTDERPPQRVVAEILGFIDTN, encoded by the coding sequence ATGGTGCATCACGCTCCGCGCGTCGTCCTTGTCGGTATGCCGGGCTCCGGAAAGTCCACCATCGGTCGACGGGTGGCCAGCGCGTTGAATCTGCCGATTGTCGATTCCGATGTGCTGATCGAGCAGGCGAAAGGCAAGCCCTGCGGCGAGGTTTACGCCGAACTCGGCGAGGAGGCGTTCCGCGAGCTCGAGGTTGAGTATGTTGCGCGAGCACTCGCTACCGGCGGTGTGGTCAGCCTCGGCGGCGGTGCCGTAGTCACGGAGAAGGTCCGCCAGCTGTTGCAGCGCCACACCGTGGTGTGGATCGATGTCAGCGCTGAAGAGGGCATCCGCCGCACCGCCGAGGACGCGTCGCGCCCCGTCCTCGACGCCGACGACCGGGAGCAGCGCTACCGCGACCTGATGGCGCAGCGAGAGTCGTTCTACCGTGAGGTGTCCACGTTCCGCGTGCGTACCGACGAACGCCCGCCCCAGCGCGTGGTCGCCGAAATCCTCGGTTTCATCGACACCAACTAA
- a CDS encoding YbjN domain-containing protein translates to MSNATLVTIDRVIATLAGQGIGAADDPSGRAAHANHNGYNLLFVLLDSVLIARADSVTDTPADTPDATLYLAANQVNSSYLDARALVVNRTENIVVRTEAEIPVGAGLADDQLATALNASVAGVMETQDAMRVLVGEIKRTAEEAGAEED, encoded by the coding sequence GTGAGTAACGCAACGCTCGTCACCATCGACCGTGTCATCGCCACCTTGGCGGGCCAAGGCATCGGAGCCGCCGACGACCCGTCCGGCCGCGCGGCGCACGCCAACCACAACGGCTACAACCTGTTGTTCGTGCTGCTCGACTCGGTGCTCATCGCCCGCGCCGATTCCGTCACTGACACCCCGGCCGACACCCCGGATGCGACGCTCTACCTTGCTGCCAACCAGGTCAACAGCTCGTATTTGGACGCGCGCGCCCTGGTGGTCAATCGCACCGAGAACATCGTCGTACGCACCGAAGCCGAGATCCCCGTCGGTGCCGGGCTTGCCGACGACCAACTCGCCACCGCCTTAAACGCCTCCGTCGCCGGCGTGATGGAGACCCAGGACGCCATGCGCGTCCTCGTCGGCGAGATCAAGCGCACCGCCGAGGAAGCCGGCGCGGAAGAAGACTAG
- a CDS encoding M24 family metallopeptidase yields the protein MALADTRFETRRRKLSSKLAAQRIDDMLVTHLTHVRYLSGFTGSNGSLLVSKDRTAKIATDGRYTTQIAEEVPDITATIGRKTAVELLSQVSVGHRVGFEADFVSVSELKRLEAECPEGVTLVPVSGVIEEIRLKKEELELTRLTEAAQLATQALEELVEAGDLRAGRSELEVAADLEYRMRRLGAERPSFDTIVASGPNASKPHHQAGERIIADGDLVTIDYGMHRLGYNSDMTRTFAIGEVGSLEREIYEVTLASQLAGVKASTPGTKLADVDKACRDVIEEAGYGEYFVHSTGHGVGLDVHEGPYAAKTGTGTLEEGMTLTIEPGIYIPGKTGVRIEDTLVITSGKPRIITEYPKDLTVL from the coding sequence ATGGCTCTGGCCGACACTCGCTTTGAGACCCGCCGCCGTAAGCTCTCGTCGAAACTCGCAGCACAGCGTATCGACGACATGCTTGTCACCCACCTGACCCACGTGCGCTACTTGTCCGGGTTCACAGGCTCGAACGGGTCGCTTCTGGTATCGAAGGACCGCACCGCAAAGATCGCCACGGACGGCCGGTACACCACGCAGATCGCGGAGGAAGTTCCGGACATCACCGCGACCATCGGCCGGAAGACCGCAGTCGAGCTGCTTTCCCAGGTTTCGGTGGGGCACCGTGTGGGCTTCGAGGCGGATTTCGTCTCAGTTTCCGAGTTGAAGCGCCTAGAGGCGGAGTGCCCGGAGGGCGTCACACTCGTCCCGGTCTCCGGCGTGATAGAGGAGATCCGCCTGAAGAAGGAGGAACTCGAGCTCACTCGCTTGACCGAAGCCGCGCAGCTGGCAACTCAGGCGCTCGAGGAGCTCGTCGAGGCAGGGGATCTGCGTGCGGGGCGCTCTGAACTCGAGGTAGCCGCTGACCTCGAATACCGCATGCGCCGTCTCGGAGCCGAGCGCCCAAGCTTCGACACCATCGTCGCCTCTGGCCCGAACGCGTCCAAACCGCACCACCAGGCGGGCGAGCGCATCATTGCCGACGGTGACCTTGTCACTATCGATTACGGTATGCACCGTCTCGGCTACAACTCGGACATGACCCGCACGTTCGCCATCGGCGAGGTGGGGAGCCTCGAGCGGGAGATCTACGAGGTCACGCTCGCGTCGCAGCTCGCTGGTGTGAAGGCGTCGACGCCGGGGACGAAGTTGGCGGACGTGGACAAGGCGTGTCGGGACGTGATCGAGGAAGCGGGATACGGCGAGTACTTCGTGCATTCCACCGGCCACGGCGTCGGGTTGGACGTGCACGAAGGCCCGTACGCGGCGAAGACCGGCACCGGCACGCTGGAGGAGGGAATGACGCTCACCATCGAACCGGGCATCTACATCCCTGGCAAAACCGGTGTGCGTATCGAAGACACGTTGGTGATCACGTCGGGCAAACCACGCATCATCACCGAGTACCCGAAGGATTTGACGGTGCTGTAG
- a CDS encoding aspartate carbamoyltransferase catalytic subunit encodes MKHLIDIADLSREEIIGLMDEADRFREALDGRDIKKLPTLRGRTVMTLFYENSTRTRSSFETAGKWMSADVINLSASSSSVKKGESLKDTAATLEAVGADAIIMRHPASGAAQLLRKWLPETSIINAGDGQHQHPTQALLDAVTMRQHIGDVAGTRVLIVGDILHSRVARSNVDLLNTLGAEVVLVAPPTLLPTGVEYWPARVAYDFDAEIEAADVVMMLRVQAERMNGGFFPSHREYATLYGLSVDRANRMKPDALIMHPGPMLRGMEINYDVADRDNAVVLGQVSNGVYTRMAVLFTLLAGAGDEEGAVK; translated from the coding sequence ATGAAACACCTCATCGACATCGCGGATCTCAGCCGCGAGGAGATCATCGGGCTGATGGACGAGGCGGACCGGTTCCGTGAAGCGCTGGACGGCCGCGACATCAAGAAGTTGCCCACTCTGCGCGGGCGCACGGTCATGACGCTGTTTTACGAAAACTCCACCCGCACACGCTCGTCGTTCGAGACTGCCGGCAAGTGGATGAGCGCCGACGTGATTAACCTGTCGGCCTCGTCGTCGTCGGTGAAAAAGGGCGAGTCGCTCAAAGACACCGCAGCCACCCTCGAGGCGGTCGGCGCGGATGCGATCATCATGCGCCACCCGGCCTCCGGCGCGGCGCAGCTGCTGCGGAAGTGGCTGCCGGAGACCAGCATCATCAACGCTGGCGACGGCCAGCACCAGCACCCCACCCAGGCGCTGCTGGACGCGGTGACCATGCGCCAGCACATTGGCGACGTTGCCGGTACACGCGTCCTTATTGTCGGCGACATTTTGCACTCGCGCGTTGCGCGCTCCAACGTGGATCTGCTCAACACCCTCGGCGCGGAGGTTGTCCTCGTCGCGCCGCCGACGCTGCTGCCCACTGGTGTGGAGTACTGGCCGGCGCGCGTGGCCTACGACTTCGACGCCGAGATCGAGGCAGCCGACGTGGTCATGATGTTGCGCGTGCAGGCCGAGCGCATGAACGGCGGTTTCTTCCCGTCGCACCGCGAGTACGCGACCCTCTACGGGTTGAGCGTCGATCGCGCCAACCGCATGAAGCCGGATGCGCTGATCATGCACCCGGGCCCGATGCTGCGAGGCATGGAAATCAACTACGACGTGGCCGACCGCGACAACGCGGTTGTGCTCGGCCAGGTCTCCAACGGCGTGTACACCCGCATGGCCGTGCTGTTCACACTGCTCGCCGGCGCCGGCGACGAGGAAGGAGCCGTCAAGTGA
- the pyrR gene encoding bifunctional pyr operon transcriptional regulator/uracil phosphoribosyltransferase PyrR, whose amino-acid sequence MSGNERTTVELLNAQDVGRTVARIAHQIIEKTALDEGDGPQVILLGIPSGGVPLAQRIADAVEEFSGVSVPVGSLDVTLYRDDLRDKPHRALRPTNIPVDIDGLIVVLVDDVLYSGRTIRAALDSLRDIGRPAAIQLAVLVDRGHRELPIRADYVGKNIPTSKDEDVTVAIAQLDGEDRVTLEREA is encoded by the coding sequence ATGAGTGGAAACGAACGGACGACGGTTGAGCTGTTGAACGCTCAAGACGTCGGACGCACTGTTGCACGCATCGCGCACCAGATCATCGAAAAGACAGCGCTGGACGAAGGAGATGGACCGCAGGTCATCTTGCTGGGAATCCCGTCCGGCGGAGTGCCGCTCGCGCAGCGCATCGCTGACGCGGTCGAGGAATTTTCCGGCGTGAGCGTGCCCGTGGGCAGTCTCGACGTCACCCTCTACCGCGATGATTTGCGCGACAAGCCGCACCGCGCGCTACGCCCCACCAACATCCCGGTCGACATCGACGGGTTGATCGTGGTGCTTGTCGACGACGTCTTATACTCCGGCCGCACCATCCGCGCCGCGCTCGACTCGCTGCGCGACATCGGTCGCCCGGCGGCGATCCAGCTCGCAGTGCTGGTTGACCGCGGCCACCGCGAACTGCCGATCCGCGCCGACTACGTGGGCAAAAACATCCCCACCTCGAAAGACGAAGACGTCACCGTCGCCATTGCCCAGCTCGACGGTGAGGACCGCGTGACCCTGGAACGGGAGGCGTAA
- a CDS encoding YbjN domain-containing protein, with amino-acid sequence MTTEDTEAIQPSEHPERNVTEKVTPEAVAKIFEEENLEYRIEDQTVRSGFINAAIVIAIDDDHLIFEALWRGEFPRDAASQVLYACNEHNQTHFAPTLRFFERGEDQLAVSAIRSMHIGDGASFNQLGSFVITSIDATLQAFDFLKTTFPTVVNWEEPQQ; translated from the coding sequence GTGACTACAGAAGACACTGAAGCCATCCAGCCAAGCGAGCACCCCGAGCGCAACGTCACCGAGAAAGTGACGCCCGAGGCCGTCGCCAAGATCTTCGAGGAGGAAAACCTCGAGTATCGCATCGAGGATCAGACGGTGCGCTCCGGGTTCATCAACGCCGCGATCGTCATCGCCATTGACGACGACCACCTCATTTTCGAGGCACTGTGGCGCGGCGAGTTCCCGCGCGACGCTGCATCACAGGTGCTCTACGCCTGCAACGAGCACAACCAGACGCACTTCGCGCCGACGCTGCGTTTCTTCGAACGCGGCGAGGACCAACTCGCGGTCAGCGCCATCCGTTCGATGCACATCGGTGACGGCGCCTCGTTCAACCAGTTGGGTTCGTTCGTCATCACGTCCATCGACGCGACGCTCCAAGCGTTTGACTTTTTGAAGACCACATTCCCCACCGTCGTGAATTGGGAGGAACCGCAGCAGTGA
- a CDS encoding PPK2 family polyphosphate kinase yields MSKLTVEEAKQFRVGPDFQLADVDPTATPDVSDVDDVFHDYDDDLDDLQRRLFANSRVGNDNAGSVLLVLQGMDTSGKGGIIRHVIGETMDLQGVHVKAFGRPTEEEASHDFLWRFYEHLPEPGQISVFDRSHYEDVLVQRVKQMAPPEEIERRYGAIVEFENEIAARGTKIIKVMPHISRDFQAQNLKERIERADKHWKYNAGDIEDRKLWSQFMAAYQIALTRTSTDVAPWYCIPSDNKKYCRSVIKALLFDALDSLDLEWPEPDFDPEVELERLANS; encoded by the coding sequence ATGTCGAAACTCACCGTTGAAGAGGCCAAGCAGTTCCGCGTCGGGCCGGATTTCCAGCTTGCGGATGTGGATCCGACGGCGACGCCGGACGTCTCCGACGTGGACGATGTGTTCCACGACTACGACGACGACCTGGACGACCTGCAGCGCCGCCTGTTCGCCAACAGCCGGGTGGGCAACGACAACGCAGGCTCCGTACTGCTCGTGTTGCAGGGAATGGACACCTCCGGCAAGGGCGGCATTATCCGGCACGTGATCGGCGAAACGATGGACCTGCAAGGCGTCCACGTCAAGGCTTTCGGCCGGCCGACCGAGGAGGAGGCGTCGCACGACTTCCTCTGGCGCTTCTACGAGCACTTGCCGGAGCCGGGCCAGATCAGCGTGTTCGACCGTTCGCACTACGAAGACGTGCTGGTGCAGCGCGTGAAACAGATGGCGCCGCCGGAGGAGATCGAGCGCCGCTACGGCGCGATCGTGGAGTTTGAAAACGAGATTGCTGCGCGGGGCACGAAGATCATCAAGGTCATGCCGCACATTTCCCGTGATTTCCAGGCGCAGAACTTGAAGGAGCGCATCGAGCGCGCAGACAAGCACTGGAAGTACAACGCGGGCGATATCGAGGACCGGAAGCTGTGGAGTCAGTTCATGGCCGCCTACCAGATTGCGCTGACGCGCACGTCCACGGATGTTGCCCCGTGGTACTGCATTCCTTCCGATAACAAGAAGTACTGCCGCAGCGTGATTAAGGCGCTGCTGTTCGACGCTCTCGACTCGCTTGACTTGGAGTGGCCCGAGCCGGACTTCGATCCGGAAGTCGAGCTCGAGCGGCTGGCGAACTCCTAG
- the efp gene encoding elongation factor P, whose amino-acid sequence MATTADFKNGLVLKVDGKLQQIVEFQHVKPGKGPAFVRTKLKDVVSGKTVEKTWNAGVKVETATVDRRDMTYLYNDGTNYVVMDDKTFEQFELPAEKFGDAARFLQENMRVQVSFHEGDALFAELPISVDLAIEHTEPGLQGDRSSGGTKPATLETGAEIQVPLFLETGNVVKVDTRTGEYLSRVNN is encoded by the coding sequence ATGGCAACTACCGCCGATTTTAAGAACGGCCTTGTGCTGAAGGTCGATGGCAAACTGCAGCAGATTGTCGAGTTCCAGCACGTCAAGCCCGGCAAGGGTCCGGCGTTCGTGCGCACCAAGCTCAAGGACGTCGTCTCCGGCAAGACGGTGGAGAAGACCTGGAACGCTGGTGTGAAGGTGGAAACCGCGACGGTGGATCGCCGCGACATGACCTACCTGTACAACGACGGCACCAACTACGTCGTCATGGACGACAAGACCTTCGAGCAGTTCGAGCTCCCGGCCGAGAAGTTCGGCGATGCGGCTCGTTTCCTGCAGGAGAACATGCGTGTGCAGGTCTCCTTCCACGAAGGTGACGCGCTGTTCGCTGAGCTGCCGATTTCCGTCGACCTGGCCATCGAGCACACCGAGCCGGGCCTGCAGGGCGACCGTTCCTCGGGCGGCACCAAGCCGGCCACCCTGGAGACGGGTGCTGAGATCCAGGTTCCGCTGTTCCTTGAGACCGGCAACGTGGTCAAGGTGGACACCCGCACCGGCGAGTACCTCTCGCGTGTGAACAACTAA
- a CDS encoding TIGR01777 family oxidoreductase, whose protein sequence is MTGSSGLVGTHLRAQLTTAGHSVIQLVRGHARPGQRHWDMDNPDPDLLRGVDAVIHLAGESIMGRFTDKKKHKIAASRIEPTRKLARLAAETGVQTFVSASAVGYYGTDAGDVARTESDGPGNGFLADVCARWEDASRVDGMRTVNIRTGLALSGAGGLLPVLKASVNAGLSARFGDGDFWMSWVALDDLTDIYTRTLVDDTVTGPVNATAPEPVTNAEMSATLASLLHRPNLLSIPQFGPKLLLGNEGAHELALADQRAVPVVAKQHGWRFRYPTLEAALRHELGMEEQVPSQG, encoded by the coding sequence ATGACGGGCTCGTCAGGCCTCGTCGGCACGCACCTGCGCGCGCAGCTGACCACCGCCGGCCATAGCGTGATCCAACTGGTGCGAGGGCACGCACGCCCCGGCCAACGCCACTGGGACATGGACAACCCGGATCCGGACTTGCTGCGCGGCGTGGATGCGGTGATCCACCTGGCGGGCGAGTCCATCATGGGCCGGTTCACCGACAAGAAGAAGCACAAAATCGCCGCGTCGCGGATCGAACCGACACGCAAACTCGCCCGCCTAGCCGCCGAAACCGGGGTGCAAACCTTCGTGTCCGCGTCCGCGGTCGGCTACTACGGCACCGACGCCGGCGACGTGGCCCGCACCGAAAGCGACGGCCCCGGCAATGGCTTCCTCGCCGACGTCTGTGCACGGTGGGAGGACGCCTCGCGTGTCGACGGGATGCGCACCGTCAACATCCGCACCGGCCTCGCCCTCTCCGGCGCCGGCGGCCTATTACCGGTGCTCAAAGCCAGTGTCAACGCAGGCCTTTCCGCGCGCTTCGGCGACGGTGACTTCTGGATGAGTTGGGTCGCCCTCGACGACCTGACCGACATCTACACACGCACGCTCGTCGACGACACCGTCACCGGCCCCGTCAACGCCACCGCTCCAGAGCCGGTGACCAACGCCGAAATGTCCGCCACCTTGGCCTCGCTTTTGCACCGGCCGAACCTGCTGTCCATCCCTCAGTTCGGGCCGAAGCTCCTGCTCGGCAACGAGGGCGCGCACGAACTCGCGCTGGCGGACCAGCGTGCGGTGCCGGTCGTCGCAAAGCAACACGGCTGGAGATTCCGCTACCCCACCCTCGAGGCCGCGCTGCGACACGAGTTGGGCATGGAGGAACAGGTACCCTCGCAAGGGTGA
- the aroB gene encoding 3-dehydroquinate synthase has protein sequence MAVVPVTGPSPYDVHIGSDNLGDVAAHVSASGARRALVVHQGPLREPAEVLDRLLRERGVEPVLACVPDAEAGKDLDVLAGLWEQLGANQFSRQDTVVGLGGGAVTDLAGFAAATWMRGIKVVQVPTTLLAMVDAAVGGKTGINTAAGKNLVGAFHEPDAVFIDLARIDTLPQPEVVSGSAELIKTGFIADPRILDLYEEGPDNHWAELVQRSVAVKANVVGQDLKESGLREILNYGHTLGHAIERREHYTWRHGNAVAVGMMFVAHLANGRGLIDGTLVALHDTILTGAGLPTRYEAGAFDELHAAMLLDKKNRDGRIRFVVLDGLGSCTRLEDATMDEMREAYAKISE, from the coding sequence ATGGCAGTTGTGCCCGTGACAGGTCCCAGCCCGTACGACGTTCATATCGGCAGCGACAACCTCGGTGATGTCGCCGCGCACGTGTCGGCTTCGGGTGCCCGCCGGGCCTTGGTGGTGCACCAGGGGCCGCTGCGCGAACCTGCCGAGGTGCTCGACCGGTTGCTGCGGGAGCGCGGCGTCGAACCGGTGCTCGCGTGTGTGCCGGACGCCGAGGCCGGGAAAGACCTCGACGTGCTCGCAGGGTTGTGGGAACAACTCGGCGCCAACCAGTTCTCCCGCCAGGACACGGTGGTTGGCCTCGGCGGTGGGGCGGTGACCGATCTCGCCGGCTTTGCTGCGGCGACGTGGATGCGCGGCATCAAGGTCGTGCAGGTGCCCACGACGCTTCTGGCGATGGTGGACGCGGCTGTCGGCGGCAAAACCGGCATCAACACGGCTGCCGGCAAAAACCTAGTCGGCGCGTTCCACGAGCCGGATGCGGTGTTTATCGATTTGGCCCGCATCGACACGTTGCCCCAACCGGAAGTGGTGTCGGGCTCTGCCGAGCTGATTAAGACGGGGTTTATCGCGGACCCGCGAATCCTGGACCTCTACGAAGAAGGCCCGGACAACCACTGGGCAGAACTTGTCCAGCGTTCCGTGGCGGTGAAGGCGAATGTCGTCGGCCAGGACCTCAAGGAGTCCGGTCTGCGCGAGATTTTAAACTACGGCCACACCCTCGGTCACGCGATTGAGCGCCGCGAGCATTACACCTGGCGCCACGGCAATGCTGTGGCGGTAGGCATGATGTTCGTCGCGCACCTGGCAAACGGGCGCGGGCTTATCGACGGCACCCTGGTTGCCCTCCACGACACGATCCTCACTGGCGCCGGCTTGCCCACCCGCTACGAGGCAGGCGCCTTCGACGAGCTGCACGCCGCGATGCTGCTGGACAAGAAGAACCGCGACGGGCGCATCCGGTTTGTGGTTCTGGACGGCCTTGGCTCGTGCACACGCTTGGAGGACGCGACCATGGACGAGATGCGCGAGGCGTACGCGAAGATTTCGGAGTAG
- a CDS encoding carbamoyl-phosphate synthase domain-containing protein: protein MTQPYNQRTRAKLVLDSGEEFPGFLLGADPDAEIAGAVAFTTDMFGYERELCTPERDGQILVFATPQIGNVGWTGEGAGEGRTDITVGAVVIRDLSRLASNQKAQRGLDAELSAQGVTGIWGVDTRKLVRTVAAQQREGKTVRGEVVVDKQDAK, encoded by the coding sequence ATGACACAGCCATACAACCAACGCACCCGCGCGAAGCTCGTGCTCGACAGCGGCGAAGAATTCCCAGGATTCCTCTTGGGCGCGGATCCCGACGCCGAAATCGCCGGTGCCGTCGCGTTTACCACTGACATGTTCGGCTACGAGCGCGAACTGTGCACGCCTGAGCGCGACGGCCAGATCCTTGTGTTCGCCACCCCGCAGATCGGCAACGTCGGCTGGACCGGTGAGGGTGCAGGCGAGGGCCGCACCGACATCACAGTAGGCGCCGTGGTCATCCGCGACCTGTCCCGTCTCGCATCCAACCAGAAAGCGCAGCGCGGCCTCGATGCGGAACTTTCCGCACAGGGAGTAACCGGCATCTGGGGTGTGGACACGCGCAAATTGGTGCGCACCGTTGCCGCGCAACAGCGCGAGGGGAAGACCGTGCGCGGTGAAGTAGTCGTCGACAAGCAAGACGCTAAGTAG
- the aroQ gene encoding type II 3-dehydroquinate dehydratase, translated as MKVLVLNGPNLNRLGKRQPEVYGSTTLAVVEKQLREQAEQRGVEIECRQSNYEGELIDWVHEAADSGWAVIINPGGLTHTSVALRDALVELNDHHGFIEVHISNVHAREPFRHHSYLSPIAIGVIAGLGTDGYGLALDYFARRN; from the coding sequence ATGAAAGTTCTAGTGCTCAACGGGCCGAATTTAAACAGGCTCGGCAAACGTCAGCCGGAGGTGTACGGCTCGACCACGCTGGCGGTCGTCGAGAAGCAATTGCGTGAGCAAGCGGAACAACGCGGCGTGGAGATCGAGTGCCGGCAGTCCAATTACGAAGGTGAGCTGATCGATTGGGTGCACGAGGCCGCGGATAGCGGCTGGGCAGTGATCATCAACCCGGGGGGATTGACGCACACTTCGGTCGCGCTGCGCGACGCGCTGGTAGAACTGAATGATCACCACGGATTTATTGAGGTGCACATTTCCAACGTGCACGCGCGCGAGCCGTTCCGCCACCACTCGTATCTCTCGCCGATCGCGATTGGTGTGATTGCGGGACTGGGCACCGACGGTTACGGGCTCGCGTTGGATTACTTCGCAAGGAGGAACTGA
- a CDS encoding dihydroorotase → MTTLALNNVRPYGEDVAHLLIDDGVIVEVANTPFDNADEIVDGEGNVLLPGLVDMHVHLREPGREDTETIATGSDAAAKGGFTAVFTMANTNPVIDQPFLADAVWEKGQAYGKCDVYPVGSITQGLAGKQLTEIGLMARSHVRMFSDDGRCVNDPQLMRRAIEYAKAHDVILAQHAEDHRMTEGAVAHEGERAARLGLRGWPRVAEESIVARDVIMTRDYGGRYHLCHASTEGTVELLRFAKAQGVDVTAEVTPHHLMLTDEKLATYDGVFRVNPPLRELRDAEALKQALLDGTVDVVATDHAPHGSEDKCVEFEHAKPGMLGLETSLAIVHRVFVEAGLADWRFVAKVMSERPAEILRLADQGRPIAEGEPANLTLVNPDAAWTANGKDMASKASNTPYEGTAFNARVVGTWLRGTRTYSAKKA, encoded by the coding sequence GTGACCACGCTCGCTTTGAACAACGTCCGCCCGTACGGCGAGGACGTCGCGCATTTGCTTATCGACGACGGCGTGATCGTCGAGGTCGCGAACACCCCGTTCGACAATGCCGACGAGATCGTCGACGGCGAAGGCAACGTGCTCCTGCCGGGACTGGTGGACATGCACGTCCACCTGCGCGAGCCGGGCCGCGAAGACACTGAGACCATCGCCACCGGCTCCGACGCTGCAGCCAAGGGCGGGTTTACCGCCGTGTTTACTATGGCGAACACGAACCCGGTGATCGACCAGCCGTTCCTCGCCGACGCCGTCTGGGAGAAGGGTCAGGCATACGGCAAGTGCGACGTCTACCCGGTCGGCTCCATTACTCAAGGACTTGCCGGCAAGCAGCTCACCGAGATCGGTCTCATGGCGCGCAGCCACGTGCGGATGTTTTCCGACGACGGCAGGTGCGTCAACGACCCGCAGCTGATGCGCCGGGCTATCGAGTACGCCAAGGCACACGACGTGATCCTCGCGCAGCACGCCGAAGACCACCGCATGACCGAGGGGGCGGTCGCCCACGAGGGCGAGCGGGCCGCTCGCCTCGGCCTGCGCGGCTGGCCGCGGGTCGCAGAAGAGTCGATCGTCGCGCGCGATGTCATCATGACCCGCGACTACGGCGGGCGCTACCACCTGTGCCACGCCTCCACAGAGGGCACCGTGGAACTGCTGCGCTTCGCCAAGGCACAGGGTGTCGACGTCACCGCCGAGGTCACCCCGCACCACCTGATGCTGACCGACGAAAAGCTCGCCACCTACGACGGCGTGTTCCGCGTCAACCCGCCGCTGCGCGAGCTGCGCGACGCTGAAGCGCTCAAGCAAGCGTTGTTAGACGGCACCGTCGATGTCGTCGCCACTGACCACGCCCCGCACGGCTCCGAGGACAAGTGTGTCGAGTTCGAGCACGCCAAACCCGGCATGCTGGGGCTGGAGACTTCCCTTGCGATCGTCCACCGCGTGTTCGTTGAGGCTGGCCTGGCCGACTGGCGTTTCGTCGCAAAGGTGATGTCCGAGCGTCCGGCCGAGATCCTGCGTCTGGCAGATCAGGGCCGGCCGATCGCCGAGGGCGAGCCGGCAAACCTCACCCTGGTCAACCCCGACGCGGCCTGGACCGCAAACGGCAAGGACATGGCGTCCAAGGCGTCGAACACCCCATACGAAGGCACCGCATTCAACGCCCGCGTGGTCGGCACCTGGCTGCGCGGCACCCGAACCTACTCCGCAAAGAAGGCCTAA